A genomic window from Oceanobacillus timonensis includes:
- a CDS encoding transcriptional regulator: protein MSEGIAYQNKDILFKYLSDLYQNSTLDVLGVKNLPRIKRLLPNEFPEVTANEKRSDTVFQLEDDSVLMLEYESDNNYMENHLKYIRYVHRISQRYFQKEKQVKRIRIVVVYTSEVTNTKNELSVGDLKIHSNPVLLYQFNGDETLESIKNKIRNEQQLTQEDLFKLSILPLMKSERSRDDVIHDSIETAKEIEDDNQQVQAIAGILTSTDKFIDEEYAKQVKEWLKMTKVGRAFEEEKKEAVEKAVEKAVEKAQQSAQQKERIKIAKDLLDVLSPELIAKKTGLDVEEIKKLKHENK, encoded by the coding sequence GTGTCAGAAGGTATAGCATATCAGAACAAGGATATTTTGTTTAAATATTTAAGTGATTTGTATCAAAATTCGACACTGGACGTTTTAGGAGTTAAAAATTTACCAAGAATCAAAAGATTATTGCCAAACGAATTTCCGGAGGTTACAGCGAACGAAAAGCGTTCTGATACGGTTTTTCAATTGGAAGATGATTCTGTATTGATGTTAGAGTATGAAAGTGATAATAATTATATGGAAAATCATCTAAAGTATATACGGTATGTGCACAGAATCTCTCAAAGATATTTTCAAAAAGAAAAGCAGGTAAAAAGGATACGGATTGTTGTCGTATATACGAGTGAAGTTACCAATACAAAAAATGAATTAAGTGTAGGGGATTTAAAAATCCATTCCAATCCCGTTTTATTATACCAATTTAATGGAGATGAAACATTAGAAAGCATAAAGAATAAAATAAGGAATGAGCAGCAATTAACACAAGAAGATTTATTCAAGCTCAGCATCCTTCCATTGATGAAAAGTGAAAGAAGTCGTGATGATGTCATCCATGATTCTATTGAGACAGCTAAAGAAATAGAAGATGATAACCAGCAGGTACAAGCTATAGCAGGAATTCTGACATCTACGGATAAGTTTATTGATGAAGAATATGCTAAACAAGTAAAGGAGTGGTTAAAAATGACAAAAGTAGGCAGAGCCTTTGAGGAAGAGAAAAAAGAAGCAGTGGAAAAAGCGGTAGAAAAAGCGGTAGAAAAAGCGCAACAGAGTGCTCAACAAAAAGAAAGAATTAAAATTGCCAAAGACCTATTAGATGTTCTTTCTCCGGAACTTATAGCTAAAAAAACAGGCTTAGATGTGGAAGAGATTAAGAAATTGAAACATGAAAATAAATGA
- a CDS encoding HesB/IscA family protein translates to MIIELTDRASAQIKEMMKDEPGEALLRFGIKGGGCSGLSYSLGFADEVNEELDVVETINDIPIVFFNQDIPIIEGTKIDYKENMMGGGFSIDNPNAIVSCGCGSSFRTAQNAGAPGDC, encoded by the coding sequence ATGATTATTGAACTGACTGATCGTGCGAGTGCACAGATTAAAGAAATGATGAAGGATGAACCAGGAGAGGCATTGCTCCGTTTTGGTATAAAAGGCGGCGGATGCAGCGGTCTGTCTTATTCATTAGGTTTTGCCGATGAAGTGAATGAAGAATTGGATGTTGTTGAAACAATTAATGATATCCCAATTGTCTTTTTCAATCAGGATATCCCAATTATTGAAGGTACAAAGATTGATTATAAAGAAAATATGATGGGCGGCGGGTTCAGCATCGATAATCCGAACGCCATCGTATCCTGCGGCTGTGGTTCTTCCTTCCGTACGGCACAGAATGCTGGCGCACCGGGAGATTGTTAA
- the dapF gene encoding diaminopimelate epimerase, whose translation MKIPFTKMHGLGNNYIYIDLFHTELPEDKLSELAVKMSNQNTGIGSDGMILIHPAETADVGMRIFNKDGSEGMNCGNGLRCTAKYAYETGIVRKSEFTIQTKANIVQAIVKKNREQEVEEVTIDMGEPILQREQIPMLGEAGTTVIDEPFPVADTTLQVTAVSMGNPHVITVVDAIDEAPLTTLGPIIEKDERFPEGVNTEFIEIVSDEEIHFRVWERGSGVTEACGTGACAAVVAATLNDKVTKGKKIVVHLAGGDLLIEWKEDGHIWMTGGAETIASGIFNA comes from the coding sequence ATGAAAATACCTTTTACCAAAATGCATGGACTGGGAAATAATTATATCTATATCGATCTTTTCCATACCGAACTGCCAGAGGACAAATTATCTGAACTAGCTGTTAAGATGTCGAACCAGAATACCGGCATCGGTTCAGACGGGATGATTTTAATTCATCCGGCAGAAACAGCAGATGTTGGCATGCGTATTTTTAATAAGGACGGTTCTGAGGGAATGAATTGCGGAAACGGCCTGCGTTGCACGGCAAAATACGCTTATGAAACAGGCATTGTAAGAAAATCAGAATTTACAATCCAGACGAAAGCAAATATTGTGCAAGCTATTGTTAAAAAAAATAGGGAACAAGAAGTAGAAGAAGTAACCATTGATATGGGAGAACCTATTTTACAAAGAGAACAGATTCCGATGCTCGGTGAAGCAGGTACAACAGTTATTGACGAACCTTTCCCAGTGGCAGACACGACCTTACAAGTGACAGCTGTTTCCATGGGAAATCCGCATGTGATAACAGTGGTGGATGCGATTGATGAAGCGCCGCTGACAACACTTGGACCGATTATTGAAAAGGATGAACGCTTTCCTGAGGGCGTCAATACAGAGTTTATAGAAATTGTATCAGATGAGGAAATCCATTTTCGTGTCTGGGAGCGCGGATCAGGCGTTACCGAAGCCTGCGGAACAGGGGCATGTGCAGCGGTTGTCGCAGCAACGCTGAATGATAAAGTAACCAAAGGGAAAAAGATTGTTGTTCATTTAGCCGGCGGCGATTTACTAATTGAATGGAAAGAAGACGGACATATCTGGATGACCGGCGGCGCAGAAACAATTGCTTCAGGAATTTTTAATGCATAA
- a CDS encoding YuzD family protein — protein sequence MTAPRRKEVCQIPAITLTVYGSEQICASCVGAPGSKDTYEWLQAAIGRKYVTDDVQYRYIDINQPQSDFEEQAYVDKIIEEDLFYPVVWINDTMVAEGIPRLKPIYQALEEQGLPVKEGEAEGE from the coding sequence ATGACAGCACCACGTAGAAAGGAAGTGTGTCAAATACCTGCCATAACATTAACGGTCTATGGAAGTGAACAAATTTGTGCGAGTTGTGTCGGAGCACCAGGCTCAAAAGATACCTATGAATGGCTCCAGGCAGCAATTGGCAGAAAGTATGTTACAGACGATGTTCAATATCGTTATATTGATATCAACCAACCGCAATCAGATTTTGAGGAACAGGCATATGTGGATAAAATAATAGAAGAGGATCTTTTTTATCCGGTTGTATGGATAAATGATACAATGGTTGCGGAAGGTATCCCGCGTTTGAAACCGATTTATCAAGCGTTGGAAGAACAGGGGTTACCCGTAAAAGAGGGCGAAGCAGAAGGAGAATAG
- a CDS encoding NifU family protein: MQEQVQEVLSKLRPFLLRDGGDVELIDVDDDGVVLLRLMGACGNCPSSTITLKAGIERALMAEVPGVSEIEQVF, translated from the coding sequence ATGCAAGAGCAAGTACAAGAAGTATTAAGCAAGCTTCGTCCATTTTTATTGCGTGATGGTGGAGACGTAGAGTTAATTGACGTTGATGATGACGGTGTTGTTTTATTGCGCCTTATGGGAGCATGCGGCAACTGCCCGAGTTCAACCATTACCTTAAAAGCAGGAATTGAACGCGCATTGATGGCGGAAGTTCCTGGCGTATCAGAAATCGAACAGGTATTTTAA
- a CDS encoding 2-hydroxyacid dehydrogenase has translation MSKPKVYITRKIDAKYLEPYQDQLEVRMWEKEEEPVPKETLYQEVAEADALFSVLSDAIDEDLLAKAPHLKVVANMAVGYDNIDLEACKQHDVVATNTPDVLSETTADLGFSLLMAAARRITEAADWVKQDKWQSWAPFFFAGSDIYGKTLGIVGMGRIGEGIAKRATGFDMNIQYHNRSRKKDAEERLQATYVSLDELLETSDFVVTVVPHTEETDKMFNQAAFEKMKSSAVFVNISRGKVVDEEALVHALQAGEIQAAGLDVFEEEPIEADHPLVGLKNAVCLPHIGSASVETRTKMIQLCMDNIAAVVSGKEAITPVS, from the coding sequence ATGTCCAAGCCAAAAGTTTATATTACCCGTAAAATCGATGCCAAATATCTCGAACCTTATCAGGATCAGTTAGAGGTTCGTATGTGGGAAAAAGAGGAAGAACCAGTGCCAAAAGAAACGCTTTATCAAGAAGTTGCCGAGGCAGATGCTTTATTTTCCGTATTAAGTGATGCTATTGATGAGGATTTGCTGGCAAAAGCACCCCATTTAAAGGTGGTGGCAAATATGGCTGTCGGCTACGATAATATCGATCTCGAGGCATGTAAACAGCATGATGTTGTTGCAACAAACACGCCGGATGTTTTATCGGAAACAACGGCAGATTTAGGTTTTTCGCTGCTGATGGCTGCTGCCAGAAGGATAACAGAAGCGGCTGACTGGGTGAAGCAGGATAAATGGCAATCATGGGCGCCGTTTTTCTTTGCCGGTTCCGATATCTATGGCAAGACACTTGGAATTGTCGGCATGGGCAGAATCGGAGAAGGAATAGCAAAGCGAGCAACTGGTTTTGACATGAATATCCAGTACCATAACCGTTCTCGTAAAAAAGATGCCGAAGAACGACTTCAGGCAACATATGTCAGCTTGGATGAATTGCTAGAGACTTCTGATTTTGTTGTAACGGTTGTCCCACATACGGAGGAAACGGATAAAATGTTTAATCAGGCTGCTTTTGAAAAAATGAAATCAAGCGCTGTCTTTGTCAATATCTCGCGTGGAAAAGTAGTGGATGAAGAAGCGTTGGTCCATGCGCTCCAAGCGGGAGAAATCCAGGCTGCAGGGCTGGATGTCTTTGAGGAAGAGCCGATTGAGGCAGATCATCCATTAGTCGGTTTAAAAAATGCTGTGTGTCTTCCGCACATTGGATCAGCCAGTGTAGAAACAAGAACAAAAATGATTCAGCTGTGTATGGATAATATCGCGGCAGTTGTCAGCGGAAAGGAAGCAATAACACCGGTTTCCTAA
- a CDS encoding phosphatidylglycerophosphatase A family protein produces MTKYTSKTELEVRARQLLKERGVKIEDIAELVYYLQSKYHQGLSMDTCRYNVNRVLTKREVQNAVITGIELDMLAEKKQLSEPLQGTIEIDEGLYGIDEVIALSIVNVYGSIGFTNFGYIDKQKPGILEKLNDKSSGEIHTFLDDIVGAVAAAASSRLAHGDAENEHEELDG; encoded by the coding sequence ATGACAAAATATACAAGCAAAACAGAACTTGAAGTAAGAGCAAGACAACTTTTAAAAGAACGCGGCGTGAAAATAGAAGATATTGCAGAGTTAGTGTATTATCTGCAATCGAAGTATCATCAAGGGTTATCGATGGATACATGCCGTTATAACGTCAATCGTGTATTAACGAAAAGAGAAGTACAAAACGCCGTAATAACAGGTATTGAATTAGACATGCTGGCTGAGAAAAAACAATTAAGCGAACCTTTGCAAGGAACGATTGAAATTGATGAAGGATTATACGGAATTGATGAAGTCATTGCCTTATCTATTGTCAATGTCTATGGTTCTATCGGCTTTACAAACTTTGGTTACATTGATAAACAAAAACCAGGTATTTTAGAAAAATTAAACGATAAAAGCAGCGGGGAAATTCATACATTTTTAGATGATATTGTTGGTGCTGTGGCAGCCGCAGCATCCAGTCGTCTGGCCCATGGGGATGCAGAAAATGAACATGAAGAGCTCGATGGATAA
- a CDS encoding TIGR01457 family HAD-type hydrolase, producing the protein MRKYKGYLIDLDGTMYRGNEVIPEAAPFVNQLAERNIPYVFVTNNSTKSTHDVAEKLNHLGIQANHNQVVTSSMATANYLKDQFMETCYCIGQSGLKNALEKQGIQLVDDIHADAVVVGMDKDITYDKLAKACIAIRNGAAFISTNRDHAIPTENGMGPGNGAFTALVQTSTQQDPIFIGKPDTIIMKEALEVLGLPKEEVLMVGDNYQTDIQSGFNAQVDTLFVHTGVTSKAELATLEKQPTYIIENLSEWTFE; encoded by the coding sequence GTGAGAAAATATAAAGGATACTTGATTGATTTAGATGGAACGATGTACAGAGGGAATGAAGTTATTCCAGAAGCGGCTCCTTTTGTCAATCAATTAGCAGAAAGAAATATACCATATGTATTTGTTACGAATAATTCCACTAAAAGTACGCATGATGTAGCCGAAAAACTGAACCATTTGGGAATTCAGGCTAATCATAATCAAGTGGTTACAAGCAGCATGGCTACAGCGAACTATTTAAAAGATCAATTCATGGAAACATGCTATTGCATTGGCCAGAGTGGTCTGAAGAATGCGTTGGAAAAGCAAGGAATTCAGTTAGTGGATGATATCCATGCTGATGCTGTTGTCGTTGGTATGGACAAAGATATTACGTATGATAAACTTGCCAAAGCATGCATTGCTATTCGAAATGGGGCAGCCTTTATTTCCACCAATCGGGATCATGCCATTCCTACAGAAAATGGGATGGGACCGGGAAATGGGGCTTTTACAGCTTTGGTCCAGACAAGCACGCAACAGGACCCTATTTTTATCGGAAAACCGGATACCATCATTATGAAAGAGGCGCTGGAGGTACTTGGTTTACCGAAGGAAGAGGTTCTGATGGTAGGGGATAATTATCAAACGGATATCCAATCCGGGTTCAATGCACAAGTGGATACATTATTTGTCCATACTGGAGTTACTTCAAAAGCGGAGCTGGCAACCTTGGAAAAACAGCCGACGTATATTATTGAGAATTTATCAGAATGGACTTTTGAGTAA
- a CDS encoding helix-turn-helix transcriptional regulator, with product MGKRVSTKDKIIQLLKKQGDLTMDAMMEHFTISETAVRKQLHTLVQKEFIEVKQHKKEIGRPYHTYRLTEKSQESFPDRYKELSLDLLHDLEELQGNQLIKDLLQKQSMKETEQVRKYIEPFSTTEDKIAALKDMQNRSGYMFQVEDKGKEGVQLNNFHCPFLAVAKDYPVMCQHEKEMYEALFPDQKVKTKSLLVDGEKCCQWYITETSDK from the coding sequence ATGGGGAAACGTGTCTCGACAAAAGATAAGATTATCCAATTGTTAAAAAAGCAAGGAGATTTAACAATGGACGCGATGATGGAGCACTTTACGATTTCGGAGACCGCTGTCCGGAAGCAGCTCCATACACTTGTACAAAAAGAATTTATTGAAGTGAAGCAGCATAAAAAAGAGATCGGCCGACCTTATCACACCTACCGTTTAACAGAAAAGAGCCAGGAAAGTTTTCCTGACCGCTATAAAGAACTCTCTTTAGATTTGCTTCATGATTTAGAAGAATTGCAGGGAAACCAGCTTATCAAAGACTTGCTTCAAAAGCAGTCCATGAAAGAAACAGAACAGGTAAGGAAGTATATAGAGCCCTTTTCCACGACAGAAGATAAAATTGCTGCGTTAAAAGATATGCAAAATCGGAGCGGTTATATGTTTCAAGTGGAGGATAAAGGAAAAGAAGGGGTTCAATTAAATAATTTCCATTGTCCTTTTTTAGCAGTGGCAAAGGATTATCCGGTCATGTGTCAGCATGAAAAAGAAATGTATGAAGCTTTATTTCCGGATCAAAAAGTAAAGACAAAATCGCTGCTGGTGGACGGGGAAAAATGTTGCCAGTGGTATATTACCGAGACGTCGGATAAGTAA
- a CDS encoding DUF86 domain-containing protein: protein MYFVDQQKISHTLTFMNDILKTFKSYSYNSQLDYFALERMAHVFIEGVLDTGNMMIDGFIMRDPGSYEDIIDILVDEKVLPAEEEDVYKNLIRWRKSFVHDYQNIDHQKLAQFMQENIGVLTHFSERIHTYLQNELGVANAFTNK, encoded by the coding sequence ATGTATTTTGTAGATCAGCAAAAAATAAGTCACACGCTTACATTTATGAATGATATTTTAAAAACCTTTAAAAGTTATTCATACAATAGCCAATTAGATTATTTTGCCTTGGAACGCATGGCTCATGTCTTTATAGAGGGCGTGCTGGATACCGGCAATATGATGATTGATGGTTTTATTATGAGAGATCCGGGAAGTTATGAGGATATCATCGATATTTTGGTGGATGAAAAAGTACTTCCTGCAGAGGAAGAAGATGTGTATAAAAACCTTATTCGTTGGCGTAAATCTTTCGTACATGATTATCAGAACATAGATCATCAGAAATTAGCACAGTTTATGCAAGAAAACATCGGTGTGCTCACCCATTTTTCGGAACGGATTCACACGTATTTACAGAATGAACTGGGTGTTGCAAATGCTTTTACTAATAAATAA
- a CDS encoding amidase yields the protein MEKRHILKMDATSIASAIKKKQLTSVEAVTAFIEQIKTVNPSINAVVEDRFSEALQEAQEADKLLQNHVSSGKLHGVPISIKECFHVKGMKTTGGLKHRQDLIYQEDAEVVRRLKQEGAIILGKTNTPALCFCQETDNKLYGRTNNPWDITKTAGGSSGGEGALLAAGGAPVGIGSDIGGSIRFPSHFNGVIGFKPGENTVSTEGHFPAVQHELQQRMLAVGPMGKTIEDMQLIYDILAPAAIEPQTLHAFKMEILPINPGYPLSTRTGQLLGDLENFLERIYSVQQIMPPYFRDSALIWQEIMSINGSKLVEDEAFNNDRSGLVRSFLKEKLSQRTNVHPYLSWAIMGAKMFKPSQKRVREIAGILQQGDELLKTYLVNRLLILPVYYQTASNHGQVFKEIFSIRKTYLQYMPYTAYANVWGLPSLTIPVGEDENHLPIGIQIISGNGNEDAIFRLGKLLTKRFRGYKLAEMGER from the coding sequence ATGGAAAAAAGACATATTTTAAAAATGGATGCAACGAGTATTGCGTCTGCAATTAAAAAGAAGCAATTAACCTCCGTGGAAGCTGTAACAGCTTTTATCGAACAGATTAAAACGGTTAATCCTTCCATCAATGCTGTTGTAGAAGACCGGTTTTCCGAAGCGCTGCAAGAAGCACAGGAAGCAGATAAGTTGCTTCAAAATCATGTGTCTTCAGGTAAATTACATGGTGTGCCAATCAGTATCAAAGAATGCTTCCACGTGAAAGGGATGAAAACAACCGGCGGTTTAAAGCATCGGCAGGACCTTATTTATCAAGAAGATGCCGAAGTGGTTCGCCGCTTAAAACAGGAAGGGGCCATTATTCTCGGGAAAACAAACACTCCTGCACTTTGTTTCTGCCAGGAAACGGATAATAAACTGTATGGCAGAACCAATAACCCGTGGGATATCACGAAAACAGCCGGCGGATCCAGCGGCGGTGAAGGTGCCTTGCTTGCTGCCGGCGGTGCACCTGTCGGAATTGGTTCTGATATTGGCGGTTCCATTCGTTTCCCATCTCATTTTAATGGCGTTATTGGTTTCAAACCCGGGGAAAACACAGTCTCCACAGAAGGGCATTTTCCAGCAGTGCAGCATGAACTGCAACAGCGAATGCTCGCGGTCGGACCAATGGGGAAAACAATAGAAGATATGCAGCTGATTTACGACATCCTAGCTCCAGCAGCTATAGAGCCCCAAACATTACATGCATTTAAAATGGAGATATTACCAATAAACCCGGGCTACCCGCTCTCTACCAGAACAGGGCAATTGTTAGGTGATTTGGAAAATTTCCTGGAGCGGATTTACAGTGTCCAGCAAATTATGCCGCCATATTTTAGAGACAGCGCATTAATCTGGCAGGAAATCATGTCCATCAACGGAAGCAAACTGGTAGAAGATGAAGCTTTTAATAATGACCGCTCCGGGCTGGTACGCTCTTTCTTAAAAGAAAAACTGAGCCAACGTACTAACGTCCATCCTTATTTATCCTGGGCTATTATGGGGGCGAAAATGTTTAAACCTTCTCAAAAAAGAGTCCGCGAAATTGCCGGTATTCTGCAGCAAGGTGATGAACTGCTTAAAACCTATTTAGTTAACCGGCTGCTGATTCTGCCTGTTTATTATCAAACTGCATCCAATCATGGCCAGGTTTTCAAAGAAATTTTTTCTATCCGTAAAACCTATCTGCAATACATGCCTTATACTGCCTATGCCAATGTATGGGGACTCCCTTCTCTTACCATACCTGTAGGAGAGGATGAAAACCATTTGCCAATCGGGATTCAAATTATCAGCGGAAATGGCAATGAAGATGCTATTTTCCGGCTGGGTAAATTGCTTACGAAACGGTTCCGGGGATATAAATTAGCAGAGATGGGTGAAAGGTAA
- a CDS encoding DUF4352 domain-containing protein codes for MAILLIGFLAACGDEESDASTDNSSEENAEASEDNNEDEGTEESEDAGDQVYGVGDTVNLGDLEVTLTSASFTEPDEFMEPDNDSVLAVEFEAVNNGDEQVYLGSDEFTISSEEGTQYDEYFSGDGFMNENIGAGNNITGTILYDVPEESNYTIVYEPTFSLDSDSTTFEISPE; via the coding sequence ATGGCTATTCTATTGATAGGATTTCTTGCAGCATGCGGAGATGAAGAATCGGATGCTTCAACAGACAATTCTTCAGAGGAAAATGCAGAAGCATCAGAAGATAACAACGAAGATGAAGGTACTGAAGAATCAGAAGACGCAGGCGACCAAGTTTATGGTGTTGGAGATACAGTTAATCTAGGTGATTTAGAAGTAACTCTCACGAGCGCTTCTTTTACAGAACCGGATGAATTCATGGAACCAGATAACGATTCTGTTCTAGCTGTTGAATTTGAAGCTGTTAACAACGGAGATGAACAAGTATATCTTGGATCTGATGAGTTCACTATTTCTTCAGAAGAAGGTACTCAGTATGATGAATACTTCAGTGGAGATGGATTTATGAATGAAAACATTGGAGCTGGAAACAACATAACTGGAACAATTCTATACGATGTTCCTGAAGAATCTAATTATACGATTGTTTATGAACCAACTTTCTCTTTAGATTCGGATTCAACTACATTTGAAATATCACCTGAGTAA
- a CDS encoding YutD family protein, with protein sequence MIELNGKTYELIEENKNGFEAETVKERYSEVLSKYDFIVGDWAYEQLRLKGFYHDSHAKAPIDAKISCFEDYIYEYCNFGCAYFVLEKVQK encoded by the coding sequence ATGATTGAATTAAATGGGAAAACATATGAACTGATTGAAGAAAATAAAAATGGCTTCGAAGCAGAAACGGTTAAAGAGCGTTATTCCGAAGTTTTATCCAAATACGATTTTATCGTAGGCGATTGGGCATATGAACAGCTTCGTTTAAAGGGGTTTTATCATGATAGCCATGCCAAGGCGCCAATAGACGCTAAAATCAGCTGCTTTGAGGATTATATTTACGAATATTGTAATTTTGGCTGCGCCTATTTCGTATTGGAAAAGGTGCAGAAATAA
- a CDS encoding YhcN/YlaJ family sporulation lipoprotein — MKKGLGIILLSFVITLSACAPNQNNSEPDPLDPKNRNPEMETDTNGPSRDQIGFVRYTQDEFEQNNTSKPKEIHIDRNETAEMITSILLQNPDFKEVATLVTDEEALIAFEASDNISKETAIDNAEKTAMSILPGYYTIHASNNRSLIHNIETLHYSVMENEDTDINPLVQEIVDTMKKDD, encoded by the coding sequence ATGAAAAAAGGATTAGGAATTATTTTATTAAGTTTTGTTATAACCCTTTCAGCTTGTGCACCTAATCAAAATAACAGCGAACCGGACCCGTTAGATCCAAAAAATAGAAATCCGGAAATGGAAACAGATACTAACGGACCATCGCGCGATCAGATTGGTTTTGTACGTTACACGCAGGATGAATTTGAGCAAAATAATACGTCTAAACCAAAAGAAATCCATATAGACAGAAACGAGACAGCTGAAATGATCACCAGCATCTTGTTACAGAATCCGGATTTTAAAGAAGTAGCAACGCTTGTAACGGATGAAGAAGCTTTAATTGCATTTGAAGCCTCGGATAATATATCAAAGGAAACCGCTATTGATAATGCTGAAAAAACAGCAATGTCTATCCTTCCCGGTTATTATACGATTCATGCTTCAAACAACAGGAGTCTAATTCATAATATCGAAACCCTCCATTATTCTGTGATGGAAAATGAGGATACAGATATTAATCCGCTTGTACAGGAAATCGTTGATACCATGAAAAAAGATGATTAA
- a CDS encoding M23 family metallopeptidase has translation MWLVFCFFLFCQPASFVHAESENQIYEDRMALFKKVESLTQVPWYYFAAMDNYERNTLPSSEDEKVISIQFDETEWFGLGNAAQSTEQEVIQQFGGVGKDGNDDNQADPDDPEDILYTMANHILTYGLDKDDVKIALWEHYKRDLTVQTIMNTAKVFEQFGVIHLTDRSFPLDTGYNYSYRSTWGDRRGFGGLRIHEGTDIFASYGVPVHSTTYGVVEMMGWNLYGGWRIGIRDIYNIYHYYAHMSGYEDEIKVGQVVKPGDVLGSVGSTGYGPPGTSGKFPPHLHYGMYKDNGYSEFSFDPYPYIKKWERMK, from the coding sequence ATATGGCTTGTATTCTGTTTTTTTCTCTTTTGTCAACCAGCCTCTTTCGTACATGCGGAATCAGAAAATCAAATATATGAAGACAGAATGGCACTATTTAAAAAAGTAGAGAGCCTCACACAAGTACCATGGTATTATTTTGCGGCAATGGATAATTACGAACGGAATACACTTCCTTCCTCAGAAGATGAGAAAGTCATCTCCATTCAATTTGATGAAACAGAGTGGTTTGGTTTGGGCAATGCAGCTCAATCTACCGAACAGGAGGTCATCCAGCAGTTTGGTGGAGTTGGTAAAGACGGAAACGATGATAACCAGGCTGATCCCGATGATCCGGAAGATATCCTTTATACGATGGCCAACCATATATTAACATATGGTTTAGATAAGGATGACGTAAAAATTGCACTTTGGGAGCATTATAAACGTGACCTGACTGTACAAACAATCATGAATACAGCAAAAGTATTTGAACAATTTGGAGTTATTCATCTGACAGATCGGTCTTTTCCATTGGATACGGGATATAATTACAGCTATCGCAGTACATGGGGAGACCGCCGCGGCTTTGGCGGATTACGGATTCATGAAGGTACAGATATTTTTGCTTCTTACGGCGTACCGGTTCATTCGACAACTTATGGTGTCGTGGAAATGATGGGTTGGAACTTATATGGAGGATGGCGTATTGGTATTCGTGATATTTATAATATTTATCACTACTATGCGCATATGAGCGGTTATGAAGATGAAATAAAAGTAGGCCAAGTTGTAAAACCAGGAGACGTACTGGGCAGTGTCGGCTCTACCGGTTACGGCCCGCCAGGAACTTCCGGTAAATTCCCTCCCCACCTGCATTATGGAATGTATAAAGATAATGGATACAGTGAATTTTCATTTGATCCGTATCCTTATATTAAAAAATGGGAACGGATGAAGTAA
- a CDS encoding methionine/alanine import family NSS transporter small subunit: MSVSAIIVMIIGILVIWGGLVVSIWNAIRKGKEKV, encoded by the coding sequence ATGAGCGTTTCAGCAATTATTGTCATGATTATCGGGATTCTTGTTATATGGGGCGGTTTAGTGGTTAGTATCTGGAATGCCATTCGGAAAGGGAAAGAAAAAGTGTAA